In Cellulomonas wangsupingiae, the genomic window GCGTCCGGCCCCGTGCCCTGCCACGCGACGTGCTCCGGGGCGATCGGGCGCGGGTCCCGTGCCGCGCGGACGGCGTCGAGGACGGCCATGAACGGCCCGGTGGCCGCGACGTCGCACCGCAGCGGGCGCGTGGGGTCGAGGCGCGCGGCGAGCAGGTCGTCCAGCAGGTCGGTGCGTGGCGCCCGCACGGTCCGCGTCCCGCGCGGTGACGCGACGTCGAGCTCGTCGTGCTCGTACCGCAGCGTGGCGCTGCCGGCGCTGCCCCGCACGACGACGGTCGCGGCGGCGCGCTCGGGGGCGCACAGCGTCAGCCCGGCCGCGACGCGGCGCCCGTCGGCGAGCGTCACGACGACGGACGACGTGTCGTCGGCCTCGATGGGGTGCGCGTGCCACAGGTCGGCCTCGACGTCGACGACGTCGGACGCGCGCGTCGCGCCCGCGACCCGCAGCGCCGACGCCACGGCGTGCGCGAGCGGGTTGGTCACGACGCCGTCGACGACGGGCACCCCGTCGAGCACGCGGCGGCCGGCCCACCGCGAGCGCGCGTAGTACGCCGACGTCCGCACCCACGTCCCGACGGCGCCGACCACCCGCACCTCGCCCAGCTCCCCGGACGCGACGACGCGCGCGAGCTCGTCGAGGGCGTCGGACCCGAACGTCTGGAACCCGACCTGGCAGCGGCGCCCGGTCGCGGCCGCGGCAGCGACCAGCGCGTCGTGCTCCGCGAGCGACGCGGCGGTCGGCTTCTCCAGCAGCACGTCGCAGCCGGCGAGCATCGCGTCGCGCGCGAGCCCGAGGTGCGTGTGGATGGGCGTGACCAGGACGACGACGTCCGGCGGGCGGTCGGCGAGCAGCGCCGCGAGGTCCGGGTACCAGGGGGTGCCGGCGGGGACGAGCGGGGCGTCGCCCGCGACGAGGTCGGTGCCCTCGACGGGCCGGGGGTCGACGACCGCGGCGAGCGTCGCGCGGCCGCGGGCGGCCAGGTCCCGCACGGTCCGCAGGTGCGAGCGCCCGTGCCCGTGCACGCCGACGACCGCGACCCGCGCGGGACGGGGCGTGCTCACGCCCATGCCCGGGCGGCGAGCTCGGCGGCCTCCTCGGCGGGCAGCGCCCGGTCGACGAGCACCGCGGCGAGGCCGGCCTCGAGCGTGCCGCCCGCGGGCACGTCGCAGACGCTGTCCCAGGCCAGCGCCGGCCCGGCGCCGGGGTACTCGGAGACGCGGACGAACCAGGGCCGCACGTGCGCCGGGGGCTGGACGAGCAGCAGCGTGGTCGTCGACAGCTCGCGCCGCTGGACGAACGCGAGCCACGGCGAGTGCGAGCCGTGCACGGCCGCCTCGCCGGCGAGGCCGTCGCCCAGGACCGACGTCGTGTCCGCCGGCGACAGCCGCCAGAACAGGCCGCCGTAGCCCGCCTGCGGACGGCCGTTCGTCGCAGGGCTCTCGATGCGCAGCGGGCCGTGGTCCGCGTGCAGCAGGCTGCGCCAGCGCAGCGTCCAGGCGAGGGCGTCGGGCCACGGCGCGGCGTCGAGCGTGCGCTCCTCGCGCAGCAGCGGCGCACCGTCCTCGTCCAGCCAGACCAGGTCCTCGACGAGCGAGGGCCCCGCGGCCCGGCGCGCGGTGGGCACCTGACGGCCGTGGTTGGGCAGCAGCGTCGGGCCCTCGTCGCGCAGGAACGTGCGACCGCCCCAGTACGACGTGCCGTTGACGACCGGCACGGCGAACGA contains:
- a CDS encoding Gfo/Idh/MocA family protein; this encodes MGVSTPRPARVAVVGVHGHGRSHLRTVRDLAARGRATLAAVVDPRPVEGTDLVAGDAPLVPAGTPWYPDLAALLADRPPDVVVLVTPIHTHLGLARDAMLAGCDVLLEKPTAASLAEHDALVAAAAATGRRCQVGFQTFGSDALDELARVVASGELGEVRVVGAVGTWVRTSAYYARSRWAGRRVLDGVPVVDGVVTNPLAHAVASALRVAGATRASDVVDVEADLWHAHPIEADDTSSVVVTLADGRRVAAGLTLCAPERAAATVVVRGSAGSATLRYEHDELDVASPRGTRTVRAPRTDLLDDLLAARLDPTRPLRCDVAATGPFMAVLDAVRAARDPRPIAPEHVAWQGTGPDAHPVVHDVAAWCARVAEHCATFTTLGAPWTHPTPTPTLRA